From the genome of Brachionichthys hirsutus isolate HB-005 chromosome 9, CSIRO-AGI_Bhir_v1, whole genome shotgun sequence:
ACCAAGTACCAAGGGGGTACACGGGGAGAACCGAGTACCAAGGGGGTACACGGGGAGAACCGAGTACCGAGTACCAAGGGGGTACACGGGGAGAACCGAGTACCAAGGGGGTACGCGGGGAGAACCGAGTACCAAGGAGGTACGCGGGGAGAACCGAGTACCAAGGAGGTACGCGGAGAGAACCGAGTACCAAGGGGGTACGCGGGGAGAACCGAGTACCAAGGGGGTACGCGGGGAGAACCGAGTACCAAGGGGGTACGCGGGGAGAACCGAGTACCAAGGGGGTACACGGGGAGAACCGAGTACCAAGGAGGTACTCATGACGTAACCAGGACAAGAAAACAAGATCTGTCTTTACCCTGGTGGTCTTTACCCTGGTGGTCTTTACCCTGGTGTCTTCACCCTGGTGGTCTTCACCCTGGTGGTCTTTACCATGGTGGTCTTCACCATGGTGGTCTTTACCCTGGTGGTCTTCACCCTGGTGTCCTTCACCCTGGTGGTCTTCACCCTGGTGTCTTCACCCTGGTGTCTTTACCCTGGTGTCTTTACCCTGGTGGTCTTACCCTGGTGGTCTTCACCCTGGTGGTCTTCACCCTGGTGGTCTTCACCCTGGTGGTCTTTACCCTGGTGGTCTTCACCCTGGTGTCTTCACCCTGGTGGTCTTTACCCTGGTGGTCTTTACCCTGGTGGTCTTTACCCTGGTGGTCTTCACCCGGGTGGTCTTCACCCTGGTGGTCTTCACCCTGGTGTCCTTCACCCTGGTGTCCTTCACCCTGGTGTCCTTCACCCTGGTGTCTTCACCCTGGTGTCCTTCACCCGGGTGGTCTTCACCCGGGTGGTCTTCACCCGGGTGGTCTTCACCCTGGTGGTCTTTACCCGGGTGGTCTTTACCCTGGTGGTCTTCACCCTGGTGGTCTTCACCCTGGTGGTCTTCACCCTGGTGGTCTTTACCATGGTGGTCTTCACCCTGGTGGTCTTTACCCTGGTGGTCTTTACCCTGGTGTCTTTACCCTGGTGGTCTTAGCCTGGTGGTCTTCACCCTGGTGGTCTTTACCCTGGTGGTCTTCACCCTGGTGGTCTTCACCCTGGTGTCTTCACCCTGGTGGTCTTTACCCTGGTGGTCTTTACCCTGGTGGTCTTTACCCTGGTGGTCTTCACCCGGGTGGTCTTCACCCGGGTGGTCTTCACCCGGGTGGTCTTCACCCTGGTGTCCTTCACCCTGGTGTCTTCACCCTCGTGTCTTCACCCTGGTGTCCTTCACCCGGGTGGTCTTCACCCGGGTGGTCTTCACCCTGGTGGTCTTTACCCGGGTGGTCTTCACCCTGGTGGTCTTCACCCTGGTGGTCTTTACCATGGTGTCTTCACCCTGGTGGTCTTTACCCTGGTGGTCTTTACCCTGGTGGTCTTTACCCTGGTGGTCTTCACCCTGGTGGTCTTCACCCTGGTGGTCTTCACCATGGTGTCTCCACCCTAGTTTTGCTTCTCCAGAGACTCTAATGGGGTCCCACGTTCCATCCTGGTGCTGGACTCAAATGCCATGTTTCTGTTCTTCCAGAGTATCGCAGCGTTGGTGAAGGTGTCTGAGGGAGACCTACGGAAAGCCATCACCTTCCTCCAGAGTGCTGCCCGCCTCGGCGTGGACAGGGACATCACCGAACGGGACATCATTGAGCTAGCTGGGGTGAGACTGGAGACTGGAGGACTGCATCAGCCGTAGCTTGAGTGTGCCTCACTCCTAAAGCTCGTCTCAATCTGTCCCTTAGCTTGTCCCTCCTAAAATGATTGAGGGCTTGCTGCAAATCTGCTTCAGAGGAACGTTTGAGAAGCTGGAAGTTGCAGTCAGGGTAGGTGTGGTGTGTACAGAGCAAAGGATCGAGCATGTCTTCACTGATTGATCCAGATTGATTGTGTCCTTTGGCAGCAAGCAGTGGATGAAGGCTACGCAGCCACACAGATCCTGAGTCAGCTGCACGAGGCCATCATCGAGGGGGGCCTGGGAGACGAGCAGAAATCAGCCGTCACCGAGAAGATGGCAGTGAGTCCTTCTGACGGGGGCACGGAGGAAGCTCTGGCACCTGTCGGGTCTTTGGTTCTACGTTTACAGCGAAACCGACGAACAAAAGTGTTTCATGTTGGTCTGGACACGTTCCAGGAACCTCCTGAAGCACACGAAGGGAACCTGAAAGTCTCCAGAGCTATTGATACGGTCCAGTCAGGCTTTCAgtacagcagggggcggagcatAGGCTCGGGCAAGTAGGCGGGGCTGTCAGACCCTTGCAGAGGTGGATGAGATCGGGTTCACAGATCACCGAAACAATTAGAACTCGGACCGGAACCGATCACAACGAGTTGAAGCACCTTCTGACTCGGAGCTGCAGCTCGGCTTGAGGATGGAGGACGGCCTCTTCTGTTCGTCTTGCGGTCAGCATGTCCATCCGTTTGTCCGTCAGTCCGAGTGTAGTCGTTATGCTTCTGGGGCGTAGCTGAAAACATATCTGTGTAGTACTCGGCTTTATGCACACACGAGTCTAGCGCCAAAGAGCTGCTTGCTGATTGGACGAATTTAAAATCATCTTTCTTTCAGTTTAGGAAATGGACGATTTGTTTCCCGAGCGCGTCTCAAAATCCACTCAGCATTTCACACCTTGACCCTTGACCTTTAGCCTGAAACATCAGATGCCCTCTGGTGGCATATTTATGAACTGGCGTTTTAATGCACGTTGTCCTTGCTTGTGTTTGCTCTGTCAGGTTGTGAGTAAGTGCCTGGCAGATGGCGCCGATGAGTACCTTCAGATGCTGAGTCTGTGTTCAGTCATCATGCAGCAGGCCTCGCAGAGCAgctagagccccccccccccccccctggctgtcTTGTTGCTTCTCTTCCTATGAATGAAAGtaataaatagatttttgttTATCTGTTGTAGTGTTTTtatcttcttgtcccgtgaggggtcgccacagcaacccaacgttctccacttcaccccgtcctttgcatcgtcgtccccaacaccagccactctcatgtctgtGATCAGGTGTGATCAGTACCTCTTGAGTGAAATCCACAGGATGGGACAGTCACTATTTAGTGGTGTTCATGAACACACTGTccgatacacaaacacacaactcgCTGCCTCGGAGGGTAAATCAGGATTAGAATAGTTTATCACTCCCAGAGGGGAATGATCCCCTCATCAGCAACACTGCTCCACTCAACATGACACAGCAGTACAATACAATATTGGCAGTATACACATAGTTTACtatttctattaatgcactatTAAAACTAATAGTTTAACTACCTACTACTAAAAATGGTCTCACAGTAACTTGTTTGATTCCCAATAATCCTCAAGGTGGTCCACTTCACTTGTTAGGACAAGTAACCAAATATTTTAACTGCATATTAATCAGAACAGATGTTTTCTGTGTGACACAGGCTGGAAATGTCAGTGGAAACAAAGTGCAGTTTTAGATCCTGACCAGTGGAGGGCAAAAAGGTTTGACACTTGCCTGATGATGATGCAacaattttaaagaaataattaCTTCTTCACTAAATACATGACTGTGTCTTTATATAATACAAAACTCTTCCATGAACTTTAGTCCCTCCAGAAGTGATCCTGTTGCAAGAGCGACTCCATGGTAGAGCCGTCGACCCGCGAGGCAGACCAATAGTCCTCCATGGCCTCTGAACTCCTTCCAGACCTGAATGTTTGCCTCCGAAGCCACTCGGGCCGGGTCCGCTTGTCCTGctggtacctgtcagctgcctccggagtcccacgaGTCAAGAAGACTCCATCAGACTGCTTCTTCAGCTCGACCAGGATGCCATGGGAGACCCTCCCAGGAGCACAACGCCCCCACCGGGATACGGGGGCGGTTCCAGGGGAAGACGCTTTAGTTTCATCGTTTGAGGAATGGATGCATGGATAAAGGATGCTGCGCCGCCACGGGTTTCCATAGCGACGAAGGGGCGGGGTCGTGTGACACCCACCGGAAGCTGCCTCTGCAGTGCCGGTCCGGTAGaagccgagcagcagcagccctggGCTCCCGGGTTTATTTCTGTCCAGGGTTCTCCACCTTTCCGTGCTGAATGCCACAGCCGTGTGGCCGCAGCGGGGAGACGCCCGGTGGCGCGACCGGACGCCGTCGTGCGCGGTTCGGTGAGGACGTGCACCGACTGTTTGGGAAGCATCGCGCCGGCCTGGAGGAGACTGTGGGGGACAAGGCGGAGCGTCCCGGCCCCCTTCCGTGAGCAGCCATGGAGGCTGCTCGGAGTATTTCtcagtagtattactgctgctgctcggaGTATTTCTCAGTAGTATTCCTGCTGCTGCCTCGGGCCCCACGGCCACGCTTCCGGGATGCCCGACCGGGGCTCTTCCTGCAGGCTCTCCGTGGCCTGATATTAACGTTCCAGGCCTCGCAGGGGACGCGGGCCCGCTAGCACCGCTAGCACCGCTAGCCTTCCTCCGCGCTGCATCACCAGGGCTCGTCACCTGGTGCAGGTGTTTCCATGACGGCACTGTCGGCAGCGTTGTCTATCAAGTTAAGGACATTTTGAACTCAAAGTATTTTATGGGACCGCTATCGCTGGAGGAACAGCAGGCCGAAGCCAAGATGGTGGCTTGGAGGCGGCTGCTGCGGATCTCCGACCGGTCGTTTCTGGCCTTCATATTCTTCTTCTCCATGTCCACCACGTGTCTCTACTTCATCTACGTGGCCCCTGGGATAGGTCAGTGAACAGAGCTTCGAACCAATGACATTAAAAGGTCAACGTTAATGCTGTTGTGACTGGATTATCTTCTGCAGCGGTCCATGCTAACCTTAGAGCTAACGAGCTAATTAGCCTGAAGCTAAAAGATCACGATGTCCAGCTAGCTGCACTGAAATGAGTGGACTGCTAGCCGAGCTGCTAACGCTGTGCTGTGTGATCAATAAGGCAGGCCTGCAGTCCCATTCACGGCCACGGAGGTTCTAGAATAGATCCTCTGATGGATCCGGATCTAATCATTGGATTCGGCATGTTTCTCTAGTGACTTTCctgctttgatgttttactgCTACGTCTCACGAGATCACATGATCACTGGAGGGGAGCGATGCTCATCCTGCAGGTATTGTTcctggttgtcatggagattaCAAGCTGTAAGGGAGCGATGCTCATCCTGCAGGTATTGTTcctggttgtcatggcgatcACAAGCTGGAGGGGAGGGATGGTGAGAGTGATGCACATCGTGCAGGTATTGTTcctggttgtcatggcgatcACAAGCTGGAGGGGAGCGATGGTGAGAGAGTGATGCTCATCCTGTAGGTATTGTTcctggttgtcatggcgatcACAAGCTGGAAGGGAGCGATGCTCATCCTGCAGGTATTGTTcctggttgtcatggcgatcACAAGCTGGAGGGGAGTGATGCTCATCCTGCAGCTATTGttcctggttgtcatggtgatcaCAAGCTGGAGGGAGCGATGGTGAGAGAGTGATGCTCATCCTGCAGGTATTGTTcctggttgtcatggcgatcACAAGCTAGAGGGGAGCGATGCTCATCCTGTAGGTATTGTTcctggttgtcatggcgatcACAAGCTGGAAGGGAGCGATGGTGAGAGAGTGATGCTCATCCTGCAGGTATTGTTcctggttgtcatggcgatcacaagctggaggagagcgatgGTGAGAGAGTGATGCTCATCGTGCAGGCATTGTTcctggttgtcatggcgatcACACACCTCCAGGTCACTGCCCAGAATGCACAGGTGTGGATGGTGTCTGTCCCGCTCCAGTGGACGCTCCAGTGGACAGACGTCCCCTCCAGTGGACAGACCAATGAGAGTAGGTTGGTCTGCGGTTCCTAAAGACGATGAGAAAACGCTTCAAAGCGCTTCTCGTTGTTACGGTGAGATGAGTCTCATGAGATCGGCCAGCGCTGTGACTGAGTGAAACCTGTTTATAGTTCTGGAGACTtgatacaacaacaacaacgaacgGTCCCAGATGTCTACGGACAGCCGCTAGCAGCCGCTGAGGAGTGGGAGAGTTCGTCTTCCTGGCAGTGTAGCTTGACTCAACGTAGTCCCTGTCACACACAAGTCCAGAACAGACCAGAACAGAGTCGATGAGGTACTCATCGACTCTGTTCTGGTCTGAGGTACGGGACCTACTCTGTTCTGGTCTGAGATACGGGACCTACTCTGTTCTGGTCTGAGGTACGGGACCGACTCTGTTCTGAGATACGGGACCTACTCTGTTCTGGTCTGAGGTACGGGACCTACTCTGTTCTGGTCTGAGGTACGGGACCTACTCCGTTCTGGTCTGAGGTACGGGACCTACTCCGTTCTGGTCTGAGATACGGGACCTACTCCGTTCTGGTCTGAGATACGGGACCTACTCCGTTCTGGTCTGAGATACGGGACCTACTCCGTTCTGGTCTGAGATACGGGACCTACTCTGTTCTGGTCTGAGATACGGGACCTACTCTGTTTTGGTCTGAGGTACGGGACCTACTATGTTCTGAGATACGGGACCTACTCTGTTCTGGTCTGAGGTACGGGACCTACTATGTTCTGAGATACGGGACCTACTCTGTTCTGGTCTGAGGTACGGGACCTACTCCGTTCTGGTCTGAGGTACGGGACCTACTCTGTTCTGGTCTGAGGTACGGGACCGACTCTGTTCTGGTCTGAGGTACGGGACCgactctgttctgttctgagttgttcttcctctctgtctacCAGCGAACACATACTTCTTCATGGTGCAGGCCCAGGGCATCATGTTGAGGGACAATGTCCGGTCCATTGGCCAGATGATCCGACTGTACACCAACAAGAACAGTACGCTCAACGGGACGGGTAAATCAGACGCCGTGCAGCCACGTGGCCTTCGTGTTACGCTAGGCATTAACCTTTTACTCCATACCGATTTGCTGTGATTGTAATGTTACGAGTGTCTCGTGTGCCGAACGGAGGAGGAATAATCCAGAAGGTCCAAAATGACCGTACGATTGATAGATTAGATAGATTATCAAGTGCAACTACAGTTAAACTACAGAGCGAGTAAGTCTTCACACTTAATCTTGTAAAGGGAACGTGTTTACAGTCGTATCGTTTAGTACCGAGTGGAAGCTGCGTGAAATGTTCTGCTGATCTCTTTGGTGGTTTGTGCTGCAGACTATCCTGAAGGCAGTAACTCCAGTGAGTACCTGGTCCAGCCCACCACATACCTCCCAGAAAACTTCAGCTACGCCCAGAACCTCCCCTGCCCAGAGCGATTGCCTTCTATGAGTAAGTAGACCTCTGTCCGGACACCTCGTGTTCCACAGCAGACCTTCACAGCTGCTCAATGCGGACTTTGTGCCACGCCCGATCCAAATAGGTACTTTATTTCACCTTCATTCAATCCCTGACAAAGGAATGTGTGCAACAGAAACATCCACATGACTAGACTCTTCAAGTCCTCGAGAAGTGGGGACACGGGTGGGGACACGGCTGGCTCTGCCATAGCATTTTAGAGGAACTGTAAAGTTCGGTTCGCGAGGCACAGAAATCAAATACATTTccattgtatttattattataggccctgccatgaactggcggcttgtccggggtgtaccccgcctctcgccccttGACtgcagggataggctccagcacgagcCGCTAACGGACACAGTGCTTCGGAAGATGATTATTCGAGTCTGTAACCTTCGGATCTTCTTGTTCCCCTGATGCGTTActctaataaaatataaaaaatccCGTAGACTAGcgaaaatgtgtaaaaacaaaacaaaagacttTGGAGAGCGTCTTTGCAAAGGGGGGAAGAAGAAGcgccaagaaaagaaagcttcttttaaaaatgattgGTGCAAGAATCGTTGAACGGTTATTGCAGGTGCATCGTATAAGCTTTAGGGGTTATACAGCGTTCCTCTTTCTATTTAATTAGCCCCTGGGCCGCTGCTTTAATGCATTTATACGCAGGTTCAGGTGCAATAAAGGCACTCCAGGGTCCATGTGAGTGGAATAAGCTCTTCTCTCCACAGAGGGCCTGATGGAGGTGAACATGACAGAGATCCCTCTGGAACACGTAGCGTGGAAGTTCTCCAGGTTTTTTGACGTCGACTTCGGCGGCCATTGGAAACCGAAGGACTGCAGACGCCGCTGGAAGGTGGGCGATTATATAATTCACACGCTTAGAGGGTATATCTGAAACTTCCTGGTAACAGGAAGGATTTCTGCTACGAGTTGAATCTGGCATGGTTTCTTTCTAGGTGGCCATCCTGATTCCATTTAGAAACCGCCATGAACATCTCCCCATCCTGTTCGAGCACCTCATCCCCGTTCTGCACAAGCAGCGGCTGCAGTTTGCGTTCTACGTCATTGAGCAGGTAAACGGGAGGGGCCGCTGCTAGGCCGCTGCTAGGCCGCTGCTAGGCCGCTGCTAGGCCGCTGCTAGGCCGCTGCTAGGCCGCTGCCAGGCCGCTGCTAGGCCGCTGCTAGGCCGCTGCTAGGCCGCTGCTAGGCTGCGGCTAGGCTGCTGCTAGGCCGCTGCTAGGCTGCTGCTAGGCCGCTGCTAGGCCGCTGCTAGGCTGCGGCTAGGCTGCTGCTAGGCCGCTGCTAGGCTGCGGCTAGGCCGCTGCTAGGCCGCTGCTAGGCTGCTGCTAGGCCGCTGCTAGGCTGCGGCTAGGCCGCTGCTAGGCCGCTGCTAGGCCGCTGCTAGGCCGCTGCTAGGCCGCTGCTAGGCCGCTGCTAGGCTGCTGCTAGGCTGCTGCTAGGCTGCTAGGCCGCTGCTAGGCTGCTGCTAGGCTGCTGCTAGGCTGCTAGGCCGCTGCTAGGCTGCTGCTAGGCTGCTGCTAGGCTGCTAGGCCGCTGCTAGGCTGCTGCCAGGCCGCTGCCAGGCTGCTGCCAGGCCGCTGCTAGGCCGCTGCTAGGCCGCTGCTAGGCTGCTAGGCCACTGCTAGGCTGCTAGGCCGCTGCCAGGCTGCTGCTAGGCTGCTGCTAGGCCGCTGCTAGGCTGCTGCTAGGCTGCTAGGCCGCTGCTAGGCCGCTGCTAGGCTGCTGCTAGGCCGCTGCTAGGCTGCTGCTAGGCTGCTAGGCCGCTGCTAGGCCGCTGCTAGGCTGCTGCTAGGCTGCTAGGCCGCTGCTAGGCTGCTGATGCCTAGCCGCTGCTGAGGTTAGCTTAGCTTGTATCTCTGACAACGTGGAGTCGTTTCTGATAGCacaataaaagtacatttaacacGGTTCTGCATCATTTACATTCTGTACATACAGGGGGGGGATTCTCTATTTCATGATCCAAGCCTAACATGTTTGGTTTAGAACCAAAGAATCAAGTTTCTAAACTTTTCACTAAAGTCAAATTCAGACAGTTCAGGGATCAGGATAAGAAACACGGCTTTGATCTGGTGCTGACGGGGGCATTTCGTCTTTAGCTAGTATCTGTATGTCTACCAACGTGGACGTACCAGCTGCACCGGATTCTACTCGGTCATTTTAAATAGTCGTAACTTTTaatatttcagtttgtgttttttgagtTTTGCACTTTGAAGGAAAAAGCTCCACGTGGGTGCGGTACGTCGTGTCTTCCtttcatgcgtgtgtgtgtctgtctcagagTGGCACCCAGCCCTTCAACAGAGCCATGTTGTTTAATGTGGGCTTCCTGGAGGCCATGAAGGACTTGGACTGGGACTGTCTCATCTTCCATGACGTCGACCACATCCCAGAGAACGACCGCAACTACTACGGCTGTGGTCAGATGCCACGCCACTTTGCTGCCAAGCTGGACAAGTACATGTACATGTGAGTGTTCCTGGCCTGCAGCGGTAGGGGCGGTGCTTAGGAAGCCATTAAACAGCTGTCGTTTGGGACGTGTGTTTGCCCTGTGCTTGTCTGCAGTCTTCCATACAGCGAGTTCTTCGGAGGTGTGAGTGGACTCACCGTGGAGCAGTTTCGCCAGATTAATGGCTTTCCCAATGCATTCTGGGGCTGGGGGGGAGAGGACGATGACTTGTGGAACAGGTTAGTGATGAGAGCGTCTCGTTACCGGCTTGGGGCGCCATGGAGGAACATGGAGATGCACTTCGTCCACGTAGAAGGACCCTCAGCGGCCCTCCGCCGACGCACCTGAAACGCACCTGATTATGAGCCGCAGCCACTAAATCTAAGAAGAAATCGATTTGGTACATTTATAGGCCGCGCCTTCCTGCAAGCCGTAACACGAGATGTTCACGCAGGTTGTTCCAACTTAATTAAATCAATGCTTTTTCCCCAACAGTGCCCGTAAAACGTCATTGATCGCTATCTTCATCCACTAAATCCAGTGTCTGCACTGCAGCCTCAGGATGAGCTTCTGTCTCTCGTGTCCCTCTTAATGTCCCTCTTGATGTCCCTCTTGATGTCCCCTCCAGTTCTCCTTGCTGTCGTCTCCAACGtctctccatccattcattgattcattgattccaAGCTGACGATCAGCAGCTGCTTCCTGATCGATCGTCTTTAAAGCtgcatttctttgtgtgtttcccaTGATGAGGCTGGAGGCAGACCTGTTTACTACaaatagtactactactactgcagacctgtttactactaatagtactactactactgcagacctgtttactactaatagtactactactactgcagacctgtttactactaatagtactactactactgcagacctgtttactactaatagtactactactactgcagacctgtttactactaatagtactactactactgcagacctgtttactacaaatagtactactactactgcagacctgtttactacaaatagtactactactactgcagacctgtttactactaatagtactactactactgcagacctgtttactacaaatagtactactactactgcagacctgtttactaCTAATAGTACTACTAATACTGAAGACCTGTTTACTACTAatggtactactactactgcagacctgtttactactaatagtactactactactgcagacctgtttactactaatagtactactactactgcagacctgtttactactaatagtactactaatactgcagacctgtttactactaatagtactactactactgcagacctgtttactactaatagtaatactactactgcagacctgtttactactaatagtactactactactactacagacctgtttactactactactactactgatactactactacagacctgtttactactactactactgcagacctgtttactactactactactgcagacctgtttactactaatagtactactactactgcagacctgtttactactaatagtactactactactgcagacctgtttactaGGAATCAATGAAAGGTATATTCTTTTGGCCCCTTAGAGTACTCTGATAGAGCGTATTCCATATTATCACCGCTTCACAGCGATTGAATAAATTCAGACAAATATTCCTGATTATTCTTCTGGTCTTTTTCCTGGACTCTGAACTTACCAGCAGTTTCAGAGTCCAGGAAAATATCCTCGAACACATCTGTCCAGATCCTTCTCCCTCTTTActgtctaacctgcatacaggtcatcatatgacctctgtttgacctttgacctctacctttgccttgtgtctcatctccctgttctcctgtctactctcttctgtcctctcaatgtcccacttcttcttagctaacctgtCTTCCTGTagacacttctgcacttcctggttccaccaccaggtctcctgatctcctgtccttccagaagacacacccagtcctctcctgcctgtctccctgatcacctgagctggaagcctctcttgtccacccagagcctgtctcacacacacactcgtcattcttcagccttcctcctcttcttcctcctcttcttcggcCCACAGTAACCCCATTTTCGGCATCCTGACGGCGCTCGTTGTTCACCCAGGCCTTGATGTTCATATTCATCGTTGATTGCACAATTGATTTTTGCAacgctctgcatttatccggcctTGTGACCAGCTCAAGGGAAACGCCGGCGATGCTACGCTGGCGATGCTACGCTGGcgatgctacgctagctcctgctaaccgtacATGCTATCGGGATGCATTTCTGTAGTGAGAGAGTCCTGGTGCTAAATTGGCCGGCCTGCAGCACTGATATGTTTGTAGTATTGTGAAACGTAAAGTACCATAAAGCTGACGTTTGCACCCGCCCTGAGTCCGGACCCTCATTGTGAGATCACCTGATCACATGtttcattggtttgtttgtctctgatgTTTAAAGAGATACCGCCAAAGTGATCCGTGTCTAGAACCAATGAGCTGAAAATCCTTCAGCTTGCTTGTTCAGATCAGTTGGGCCTCTCTGCTTTGTAGTTTTAGCAGTACTGAGGCGTACTACCGTGAGTAGTAGACGTTCCGTGTGCTCCTCAGAGTAGGCTGTTGGAACACTTCCCAGCTGAGTGTTGGTTTAACGGTGACTCCGCTTTGTCTTTCCTTAGGGTCCATTTTGCTGGTCTCAATGTCACACGGCCAGAGGGAGAGATCGGCAAGTACAGGTCCATTCCCCACCACCACAGAGGGGAGGTGCAGTTCCTCGGGAGGTAGGAGGCTCGTCCCGGGGAGCTTCTCTAAACAATAAACATCTTTGTAGACCATACAGAAACAGAACCCTTTCACATGAAACCAGGAGCTAGCTGGACGTGAGAGATCATTGGGCTCCTTTTGTTGGACATTTGTCCAGCTGCCTCAACGCACGGCAGGCCGTTTGCACTGAAACGGACACGGCAAAAGTTGATTCAATGAATTCAGAGATTCGGCTCTTTGGGAAGaacatgcagacacaggaaAGTCTCTGTCGTTATTACATAGTGGATGTACAACGAGTGCTTAGCTACTACATTAAATACAGACAGTAGTAGTAAAGTGATAATCAGTGCCCAACGGATCCCCGGAGCTGtctcaaaaaaccaaaaacatgcaacttggtgaattggtcactccaatattgtccgtagtgtgtgtggtGATCGACCCCGCCTCTTTCCCAGAGTCAGCTGAGATGGGCTCCAACACAAGAGACTTACTTCAAAGGAAGCACAGATGAACAACGACGCATGCAAGCTGACCTTTGATGATGCCAAAGTCTGTTCTTGCATGTCGTTTGTGATCCGAGGCCTTTGCACACTCCAGTGTAAGAGTGAGTCC
Proteins encoded in this window:
- the b4galt6 gene encoding beta-1,4-galactosyltransferase 6 yields the protein MVAWRRLLRISDRSFLAFIFFFSMSTTCLYFIYVAPGIANTYFFMVQAQGIMLRDNVRSIGQMIRLYTNKNSTLNGTDYPEGSNSSEYLVQPTTYLPENFSYAQNLPCPERLPSMKGLMEVNMTEIPLEHVAWKFSRFFDVDFGGHWKPKDCRRRWKVAILIPFRNRHEHLPILFEHLIPVLHKQRLQFAFYVIEQSGTQPFNRAMLFNVGFLEAMKDLDWDCLIFHDVDHIPENDRNYYGCGQMPRHFAAKLDKYMYILPYSEFFGGVSGLTVEQFRQINGFPNAFWGWGGEDDDLWNRVHFAGLNVTRPEGEIGKYRSIPHHHRGEVQFLGRYKLLRYSKERQHLDGLNNLHYTPHVSLSSLYTNITVDLHPNLAPIADY